Proteins encoded in a region of the Sugiyamaella lignohabitans strain CBS 10342 chromosome B, complete sequence genome:
- the SIL1 gene encoding Sil1p (Nucleotide exchange factor for the ER lumenal Hsp70 chaperone Kar2p; required for protein translocation into the endoplasmic reticulum (ER); homolog of Yarrowia lipolytica SLS1; GrpE-like protein; GO_component: GO:0005783 - endoplasmic reticulum [Evidence IEA]; GO_component: GO:0005783 - endoplasmic reticulum [Evidence IPI] [PMID 10958688]; GO_component: GO:0005788 - endoplasmic reticulum lumen [Evidence IEA]; GO_function: GO:0000774 - adenyl-nucleotide exchange factor activity [Evidence IDA,IPI] [PMID 10958688]; GO_process: GO:0006616 - SRP-dependent cotranslational protein targeting to membrane, translocation [Evidence IGI,IMP] [PMID 10958688]; GO_process: GO:0015031 - protein transport [Evidence IEA]; GO_process: GO:0006810 - transport [Evidence IEA]) produces the protein MKISIILTIIYASHRLISRASGEFVPTNEWQIVEEGEQIPPGLHVRLNFNTGVREAKLLSPEDETDDTDDGLVVVIPNSDVAEDDEKSDLEEYFEELKLSANTPPELSQAIQHIKSQLMLQHDLLQNLADLAHDIEYGTILVNSALPELVNIILNRDQHDVEFRNTAARALGASLRNNPDSLKVALGSKAHVVPRLLKGLQVESDLNVQSRLLYVISACLDDDRGLEQYIQSNGGDIIRKLFQSRGEAAASQPGYLTFQRKCCDLIQDQLINRDDSRNKFQEQREDELKKWASILQQSLIDHSDDHSIEVKYKLFQTLVNIKEIPALSISIEDKFLSWLAEENNSQIAQHKRGKVASGTIRLQSNDDTTAQEGLSPTGEDSDSEYLSIEEKYHHELKRARHLVFGNPKAHRNHLGDDL, from the coding sequence ATGAAAATTAGCATTATACTCACAATAATTTACGCATCACACCGATTGATATCGAGAGCTTCTGGAGAATTCGTTCCCACCAATGAGTGGCAAATAGTAGAAGAAGGTGAACAAATCCCTCCAGGGTTACATGTAAGGCTAAATTTTAACACAGGAGTACGGGAGGCCAAGCTGTTATCTCCAGAAGATGAAACGGACGATACAGACGATGGGTTAGTGGTAGTGATTCCGAATAGTGATgttgctgaagatgatgagaaAAGTGATTTAGAAGAATATTTTGAGGAGTTGAAGTTGTCTGCGAACACACCTCCTGAGTTGAGTCAAGCAATACAACATATCAAATCTCAACTGATGTTGCAGCATGACCTATTGCAGAATTTAGCGGATCTAGCCCATGATATTGAATATGGTACCATTCTTGTTAACAGCGCACTTCCAGAGCTAGTCAATATTATTCTAAACCGAGATCAACACGATGTCGAATTTCGAAATACTGCAGCACGAGCGTTGGGAGCTTCGTTGCGAAACAACCCTGATTCTCTTAAAGTCGCCCTCGGCTCCAAAGCTCATGTTGTTCCCAGACTACTAAAGGGTCTGCAGGTTGAGTCAGATTTAAATGTTCAATCTCGATTACTGTATGTAATTTCAGCGTGTCTTGACGACGATCGAGGCTTGGAGCAATATATTCAATCAAATGGAGGAGATATTATTAGAAAATTATTTCAGTCTCGAGgggaagcagcagcatcacAACCTGGATATTTGACATTTCAGAGGAAATGCTGTGATCTTATCCAGGATCAACTAATTAATAGAGATGACTCCAGAAACaaatttcaagaacaaaGAGAAGATGAACTGAAAAAATGGGCTAGTATTCTTCAGCAATCTTTGATTGACCATTCAGATGACCATAGTATTGAGGTTAAATATAAGCTGTTTCAGACTTTGGTTAATATCAAGGAGATCCCCGCGTtatcaatttcaattgaaGACAAGTTTTTGAGCTGGCTTGCAGAAGAGAATAATTCACAAATTGCTCAGCACAAAAGGGGAAAAGTAGCTAGTGGTACAATTAGACTGCAATCGAATGATGATACAACGGCTCAAGAAGGATTATCTCCGACAGGTGAGGACTCCGACTCTGAATACCTCTCAATCGAGGAGAAGTACCATCATGAACTTAAACGAGCCCGTCATCTGGTTTTCGGCAACCCCAAAGCGCATCGTAACCATTTGGGTGATGATCTTTGA
- the OPI10 gene encoding Opi10p (Protein with a possible role in phospholipid biosynthesis; null mutant displays an inositol-excreting phenotype that is suppressed by exogenous choline; protein abundance increases in response to DNA replication stress; GO_component: GO:0005737 - cytoplasm [Evidence IEA,IEA]; GO_component: GO:0005737 - cytoplasm [Evidence IDA] [PMID 14562095]; GO_component: GO:0005634 - nucleus [Evidence IEA,IEA]; GO_component: GO:0005634 - nucleus [Evidence IDA] [PMID 14562095]; GO_function: GO:0003674 - molecular_function [Evidence ND]; GO_process: GO:0006020 - inositol metabolic process [Evidence IMP] [PMID 16582425]; GO_process: GO:0006629 - lipid metabolic process [Evidence IEA]; GO_process: GO:0008654 - phospholipid biosynthetic process [Evidence IEA]) — protein MSPSLSNTIPRLSVAKPSAIFKINNNQSQLTNSYDLDDSMMEDNDLKLVEQFDITIGISIEPIVTVESQLLAQREGRNRNINSTSSTAAAANPQNIAVLANKIVQHAYNFLSGFITPDGKVPMKAFDEWWNKFKSRINANPNFLDTLD, from the coding sequence ATGTCACCAAGTTTGTCTAACACAATTCCCAGATTGTCCGTTGCAAAACCTTCTGCgattttcaaaatcaacaacaaccaatcGCAACTGACTAATTCATATGATTTGGATGATTCAATGATGGAGGATAACGATCTGAAATTAGTAGAGCAATTCGACATTACTATAGGGATTTCAATCGAGCCGATAGTCACTGTCGAGTCACAGCTGCTTGCCCAAAGAGAAGGAAGGAATAGAAATATTAATTCAACATCGTccacagctgctgctgcaaacCCTCAAAATATTGCTGTTTTGGCTAACAAGATAGTTCAACATGCTTACAATTTTCTGAGTGGATTTATAACTCCAGATGGAAAAGTACCTATGAAGGCATTCGACGAGTGGTGgaacaaattcaaatctCGAATAAACGCTAATCCCAACTTTTTAGATACATTAGATTGA
- the ERP3 gene encoding Erp3p (Protein with similarity to Emp24p and Erv25p; member of the p24 family involved in ER to Golgi transport; GO_component: GO:0005783 - endoplasmic reticulum [Evidence IEA]; GO_component: GO:0005789 - endoplasmic reticulum membrane [Evidence IEA]; GO_component: GO:0016021 - integral component of membrane [Evidence IEA,IEA]; GO_component: GO:0016021 - integral component of membrane [Evidence ISM] [PMID 10359606]; GO_component: GO:0016020 - membrane [Evidence IEA]; GO_function: GO:0003674 - molecular_function [Evidence ND]; GO_process: GO:0015031 - protein transport [Evidence IEA]; GO_process: GO:0006810 - transport [Evidence IEA,IEA]; GO_process: GO:0016192 - vesicle-mediated transport [Evidence IEA]; GO_process: GO:0016192 - vesicle-mediated transport [Evidence ISA] [PMID 10359606]) yields MKLLHTGSVLAALSSVVLSFPLTVKVPANDIECYYGQVHTVGAKVGFSYAVQAGGSFDIDLTIRGPDKRVIYEQPKDSQGEFAFAASSPGEYEFCFSNDMSTFSEKTVEFDISIDTDIKASLPSSVGVGDTDRVEQSISTIEDRTSSMLRSLHYYKTRNNRNESTVKSTEARIFYFSIFEVLLMVGMGVLHVTIVQLFFTGSRKQLV; encoded by the coding sequence ATGAAGTTACTCCACACTGGTTCGGTATTGGCTGCTCTATCATCGGTAGTCTTGTCATTTCCATTGACTGTCAAAGTCCCCGCCAATGACATTGAATGTTACTACGGTCAGGTGCACACTGTGGGAGCCAAGGTCGGCTTTTCATATGCTGTCCAGGCAGGTGGCTCTTTTGACATTGATTTGACCATTAGGGGTCCTGATAAAAGAGTAATCTATGAACAACCAAAAGATAGCCAGGGTGAATTTGCAtttgctgcttcatcaCCGGGTGAATATGAATTCTGCTTCAGCAACGACATGTCCACTTTCTCAGAGAAAACCGTTGAATTCGATATCAGTATTGACACCGATATCAAGGCTAGTCTACCAAGCAGTGTGGGTGTTGGAGATACAGATCGAGTTGAACAATCTATTTCCACCATTGAGGACAGAACTTCCAGTATGTTGAGATCTCTCCATTATTATAAGACTCGTAACAACAGAAATGAGTCGACCGTCAAAAGTACTGAGGCTCgtattttctatttctcTATTTTTGAGGTATTATTGATGGTTGGAATGGGTGTCTTGCATGTTACTATTGTacaacttttttttactgGATCTCGTAAGCAACTTGTATAA
- the SWI3 gene encoding Swi3p (Subunit of the SWI/SNF chromatin remodeling complex; SWI/SNF regulates transcription by remodeling chromosomes; contains SANT domain that is required for SWI/SNF assembly; is essential for displacement of histone H2A-H2B dimers during ATP-dependent remodeling; required for transcription of many genes, including ADH1, ADH2, GAL1, HO, INO1 and SUC2; relocates to the cytosol under hypoxic conditions; GO_component: GO:0016514 - SWI/SNF complex [Evidence IDA] [PMID 18644858]; GO_component: GO:0016514 - SWI/SNF complex [Evidence IDA] [PMID 8016655]; GO_component: GO:0016514 - SWI/SNF complex [Evidence IDA] [PMID 8127913]; GO_component: GO:0016514 - SWI/SNF complex [Evidence IDA,IMP] [PMID 8159677]; GO_component: GO:0005829 - cytosol [Evidence IDA] [PMID 22932476]; GO_component: GO:0005634 - nucleus [Evidence IEA,IEA]; GO_component: GO:0005634 - nucleus [Evidence IDA] [PMID 1339306]; GO_component: GO:0005634 - nucleus [Evidence IDA] [PMID 22932476]; GO_function: GO:0003677 - DNA binding [Evidence IEA,IEA]; GO_function: GO:0003677 - DNA binding [Evidence IDA,IMP] [PMID 16461455]; GO_function: GO:0015616 - DNA translocase activity [Evidence IDA] [PMID 17188033]; GO_function: GO:0003682 - chromatin binding [Evidence IEA]; GO_function: GO:0042393 - histone binding [Evidence IPI] [PMID 17496903]; GO_process: GO:0043044 - ATP-dependent chromatin remodeling [Evidence IDA] [PMID 8016655]; GO_process: GO:0000436 - carbon catabolite activation of transcription from RNA polymerase II promoter [Evidence IMP] [PMID 8221926]; GO_process: GO:0044109 - cellular alcohol catabolic process [Evidence IMP] [PMID 1339306]; GO_process: GO:0031496 - positive regulation of mating type switching [Evidence IMP] [PMID 6436497]; GO_process: GO:0045944 - positive regulation of transcription from RNA polymerase II promoter [Evidence IMP] [PMID 1339306]; GO_process: GO:0045944 - positive regulation of transcription from RNA polymerase II promoter [Evidence IMP] [PMID 3542227]; GO_process: GO:0006355 - regulation of transcription, DNA-templated [Evidence IEA]; GO_process: GO:0005987 - sucrose catabolic process [Evidence IMP] [PMID 1339306]; GO_process: GO:0006351 - transcription, DNA-templated [Evidence IEA]), producing the protein MSDDQEKNDSTSTPLDDLNVDTGNDFGLDIEDGVDDTLLTDNMDFAKHTNIDSTDQGTHVDDIDFGQDDSILSGNLDSAPLSDSLQANVSDLGGVDNTSEPAINLEDEQKASESDKDNSEIKSESGLASEMDLDSVPEFSAQEPALESPPNTGATDVEAAPISVQDSAPDQIGSLGQSLQEQGQDSIIIPDQRSSQPKSEFEIEEKSDFTLSTDDNNGASDNNNDPDATQSGSISQSLEVAKETADVSSVSAEPSGTPMPDFPTEPEVPAAPLAFPTSNDLPDQPSTGVSENSVADIDQIDASNNQSSSELNGDSLPQEVQTELTEDTGTSLSAEPQDHEMEDAAPFNEVKKEVLDSAPEPVGETVQSSVQSSFLDSPPTDLPAAIPSEGPSEIARKQILQPTAPIVQQTHKIIIPSYAGWFSLTKISEIERKSLPEFFNNRNRSKTPHVYRRYRDFIVNTYRLNPEEYLTVTACRRNLVGDVCAIMRVHQFLEKWGLINYQVNIESRPMDVDPPFTGHWKPLLDTPRGLFPFQFYKGVEDVASTDEIIVHKDSDKSDKPKSRSNSASVYPNKNLKSTPLKPTTNGSNSTSDWTKEEILKLLEGVEKTPHDWTAVSKHIATKSREEALLKFISLSIEDPYLKEKNGNDDDDELGPLKYSTSHIPFSQADNPVMSVVSFLAGLVEPSVASAAAGRGIEALREKIKSSDDKEISSGPDTPSVKEAAAVSLGIIGARSQALATNIEREMYTQYMSLVSKQLTKIDLKLAKFSQLERTLDIERRELDREREKVFLDRLALHRKADSVDEVLNQAIQEASEGNSDRVQALLQKAKKVMSTNVSLSTSEAELLGQEEATEEIQQNGTLAVKPVSVDIPQAFKYWSA; encoded by the coding sequence ATGTCAGAtgaccaagaaaaaaatgattCAACGTCAACCCCATTAGACGACCTCAATGTTGATACAGGTAATGATTTCGGTTTAGATATTGAGGATGGCGTCGATGACACTTTATTAACTGACAATATGGATTTTGCTAAACATACGAATATTGATTCGACAGACCAGGGAACACATGTTGATGATATAGATTTTGGTCAAGATGATAGCATACTATCGGGTAATCTTGACAGTGCTCCACTGTCAGACTCATTACAGGCTAATGTTAGTGATCTGGGTGGGGTTGACAATACCTCAGAGCCCGCGATTAATTTAGAGGATGAGCAAAAGGCCTCTGAGTCCGACAAAGATAACtcagaaataaaatcagaGTCTGGGTTGGCTTCAGAAATGGATCTTGATTCTGTGCCAGAATTTTCTGCTCAAGAACCTGCATTAGAATCACCCCCAAACACAGGGGCAACAGACGTTGAGGCGGCACCAATATCAGTACAAGATTCCGCACCAGACCAAATAGGATCCTTAGGTCAATCTCTACAGGAGCAAGGACAAGATTCAATTATTATTCCTGACCAACGGAGTAGTCAGCCCAAAAGCGAATTTGAAATAGAAGAGAAGTCTGATTTTACATTATCTACAGATGACAACAATGGAGCATCAGACAACAATAATGATCCGGATGCTACTCAAAGCGGATCAATATCTCAGAGTCTAGAAGTGGCAAAAGAAACCGCTGACGTTTCATCTGTTTCTGCAGAACCATCAGGTACGCCAATGCCCGACTTTCCAACAGAGCCTGAAGTACCTGCTGCGCCATTAGCTTTCCCAACATCCAATGACTTACCAGATCAGCCATCAACTGGGGTTTCTGAGAATTCGGTTGCTGACATCGATCAGATTGATGCTTCTAACAATCAGTCTTCATCAGAGCTCAATGGTGATAGTCTTCCTCAAGAAGTTCAAACAGAACTGACCGAAGACACCGGGACTTCCCTCTCTGCGGAACCACAAGATCATGAAATGGAAGATGCCGCACCTTTCAATGAAGTGAAGAAAGAAGTTTTAGACTCTGCTCCTGAGCCAGTTGGAGAAACAGTACAAAGTTCAGTTCAAAGTTCATTTTTGGATTCACCTCCAACAGACTTACCTGCAGCCATCCCATCAGAGGGTCCCTCTGAAATTGCGCGCAAACAAATCCTGCAGCCTACAGCTCCCATTGTGCAACAAACGcataaaataataatcccATCGTATGCTGGTTGGTTCTCGTTAActaaaatatcagaaattGAACGCAAGTCATTGCCAGAATTTTTCAACAACCGCAACCGATCGAAAACACCCCACGTCTACCGCAGATATCGTGATTTCATTGTAAACACATATCGCTTAAACCCAGAAGAATATCTAACGGTCACAGCATGCCGACGAAACCTGGTTGGTGACGTGTGCGCAATCATGAGAGTGCACCAGTTTTTAGAAAAGTGGGGTCTTATCAATTATCAGGTTAATATAGAGTCTAGGCCCATGGATGTTGATCCGCCATTCACGGGCCATTGGAAACCACTGCTCGATACTCCAAGGGGCCTTTTCCCATTTCAGTTTTACAAAGGTGTTGAAGATGTAGCGTCAACCGACGAGATCATCGTGCACAAGGATAGCGATAAATCTGATAAACCAAAGAGCCGAAGCAACTCGGCCTCTGTGTACCCTAACAAGAATCTCAAATCTACGCCACTTAAGCCAACTACAAATGGTTCGAACTCGACGTCCGATTGGACTAAGGAAGAGATTCTCAAGCTATTAGAAGGTGTCGAGAAGACACCACATGACTGGACTGCAGTCTCTAAGCACATTGCGACCAAGAGTCGTGAGGAAGCTCTTTTGAAGTTTATAAGCCTTTCGATCGAGGATCCttatttgaaagaaaaaaatgggaatgatgatgatgatgaactTGGTCCTCTTAAATATTCGACAAGTCATATTCCTTTTTCTCAGGCGGACAATCCTGTGATGAGCgtggtttcttttttggccGGTTTAGTTGAGCCTAGTGTGgcatcagctgctgctggtagaGGCATTGAAGCATTGCGAGAAAAGATAAAGTCCAGTGATGATAAAGAAATAAGCTCTGGACCCGACACCCCTAGCGTtaaagaagcagctgctgtttctcTGGGTATAATTGGTGCCAGATCTCAAGCCTTGGCTACCAATATCGAGCGAGAGATGTACACACAGTATATGTCCCTAGTATCGAAGCAATTAACCAAGATTGATCTCAAGCTAGCAAAATTCAGTCAACTTGAACGAACTTTGGATattgaaagaagagagcTAGACCGTGAACGGGAAAAGGTCTTTCTGGATAGGCTGGCTCTTCATCGGAAGGCCGACTCTGTTGATGAAGTACTAAACCAGGCAATTCAGGAGGCATCAGAGGGGAACTCTGATCGGGTGCAAGCGCTGCTCCAAAAAGCGAAAAAGGTCATGTCGACAAATGTATCATTGTCAACTTCCGAGGCTGAATTACTAGGACAGGAAGAGGCAACGGAAGAAATACAACAAAACGGAACATTGGCTGTCAAGCCTGTTAGTGTCGACATCCCACAAGCATTTAAATACTGGTCAGCCTAA